In Rubrobacter calidifluminis, the following proteins share a genomic window:
- the ndk gene encoding nucleoside-diphosphate kinase, with product MVEQTLFLIKGDGVERRLVGEIIGRLERKGLVIREMKMMRVSRELAEKHYAEHREKPFFEELVEFITSLPIVAMRVEGEGAIGAVRNLMGATDPAKAAPGTIRGDLALSMPDNLVHGSDSPESARRELELFFGS from the coding sequence TTGATCAAGGGCGACGGCGTCGAGCGGCGCCTCGTCGGCGAGATCATAGGCCGCCTGGAGCGGAAGGGGCTCGTGATCCGCGAGATGAAGATGATGCGGGTGAGCCGGGAGCTGGCCGAGAAGCACTACGCCGAGCACCGAGAGAAGCCGTTCTTCGAGGAGCTGGTCGAGTTCATTACCTCCCTGCCGATCGTCGCGATGCGAGTGGAGGGGGAGGGGGCGATCGGGGCGGTCCGCAATCTCATGGGTGCGACCGACCCCGCGAAGGCCGCCCCCGGCACCATCCGCGGCGACCTGGCGCTCAGCATGCCGGACAACCTGGTCCACGGCTCGGACTCCCCCGAGAGCGCCAGGCGGGAGCTCGAGCTCTTCTTCGGGTCCTGA